One Torulaspora globosa chromosome 5, complete sequence DNA window includes the following coding sequences:
- the VMA10 gene encoding H(+)-transporting V1 sector ATPase subunit G (ancestral locus Anc_5.304), whose amino-acid sequence MSQQNGIATLLKAEKEAHEIVSRARKYRQDKLKKAKSDAASEIEAYKAQKDSELKELESKNEVGVGALEKEAESKVEGELKEIEQIVSKKQKDVVKLLVEAVTKPVAEKHVNAN is encoded by the exons ATG TCCCAACAGAACGGTATTGCTACTCTCCTCAAAgctgagaaggaagccCACGAAATCGTTTCCAGGGCAAGAAAATACAGACAGGAtaagttgaagaaggccAAGTCGGATGCAGCCAGCGAGATCGAGGCTTACAAGGCACAGAAGGACAGCGAACTGAAGGAACTCGAGAGTAAGAACGAGGTCGGGGTCGGAGcgctggagaaggaagcgGAGTCTAAAGTGGAGGgagagctgaaagagatcGAGCAGATCgtgtcgaagaagcagaaggacGTTGTGAAACTGTTAGTGGAAGCTGTTACGAAACCAGTGGCAGAGAAGCATGTGAATGCCAATTAG